The Trypanosoma brucei gambiense DAL972 chromosome 10, complete sequence genome has a segment encoding these proteins:
- a CDS encoding T. brucei spp.-specific protein, with amino-acid sequence MAASRKKRAEPTHIPAACFPAALPSPHSRRAFQGGDVPFLYHHRPRVVRRARVGKGPFPGSHGADLALVVTAWRGILWVVVAPFGCPCHLENITEHGDRRSGRRQPDGIAVLFSVAAVVELVTQAWACLCLVACAESLRWAVDDCSLFSHYRGRSKW; translated from the coding sequence ATGGCAGCGTCAAGAAAGAAGCGAGCGGAGCCAACGCACATCCCAGCCGCTTGCTTTCCGGCTGCGCTGCCATCTCCACACTCAAGACGAGCCTTCCAAGGGGGTGACGTGCCGTTTCTGTACCACCATCGGCCTCGGGTTGTTCGGCGGGCACGGGTCGGCAAGGGGCCATTCCCGGGTTCACATGGAGCCGACCTTGCGCTTGTGGTCACTGCATGGAGGGGGATTTTATGGGTTGTGGTCGCCCCCTTTGGATGCCCCTGCCACCTGGAGAACATCACTGAACACGGTGACCGCCGGTCCGGGCGGCGTCAGCCTGACGGAATAGCGGTCCTTTTCTCTgtggcggcggtggtggagcTCGTGACTCAAGCCTGGGCATGCCTTTGTTTGGTGGCGTGCGCGGAGTCACTTAGGTGGGCGGTGGACGATTGCTCCCTTTTTTCGCACTATCGCGGCCGGTCTAAATGGTAG
- a CDS encoding mitogen-activated protein kinase, putative, translating into MDIPQELACPTEDRRLYVVRGQTFEVGRSHKLVKFIGSGSYGSVCSAVDEDSGERVAIKRIQRVFSDLKEGKRILREMDILTSLHHANLVRLRQFIRPVRKDDFSDIYIVMDLYDTDLHRIIRSRQSLTNEHYQYLMIQAFRGLFYLHTAKVIHRDLKPSNLLVNADCTLAICDFGLARDDQCTHTSALTEYVVTRWYRPPEVLGMGSHRYTNAVDVWSLGLIFAELMVGKTLLPGSDYIHQLIMIVHLLGTPASEDMEFLSEEAKNFLLAQPFQEARPFTELFPAATPEAADLLSKLLVFHPDKRLTAKEVIEHAYFAKFRNPAAETGAKEPYVWRHNEGLTLEGLREEMWRIILAHSPGPKGD; encoded by the coding sequence ATGGACATACCACAAGAACTGGCTTGTCCTACGGAAGATCGACGTTTATACGTTGTCCGGGGGCAAACATTTGAAGTTGGCCGTTCTCATAAACTCGTGAAATTTATTGGATCCGGGTCGTACGGGTCTGTGTGCTCGGCTGTTGATGAAGATAGCGGCGAACGTGTCGCTATCAAAAGAATACAACGCGTATTCTCAGACTTAAAGGAAGGCAAGCGTATATTGAGGGAAATGGATATTCTTACATCGCTACATCACGCCAACCTCGTACGCCTAAGGCAGTTTATTCGCCCAGTACGGAAAGACGATTTTTCTGATATATACATAGTGATGGACCTTTACGACACGGATCTTCACCGGATCATCCGAAGTCGACAAAGTCTTACAAACGAACATTATCAGTACCTAATGATTCAGGCGTTTCGTGGGCTTTTCTACTTGCACACCGCAAAAGTTATACACCGTGACTTAAAACCAAGTAATTTATTAGTTAACGCTGATTGTACTCTGGCTATCTGTGACTTCGGGCTTGCTCGTGATGATCAATGTACGCATACCTCTGCGCTCACCGAATATGTTGTAACTAGGTGGTATCGACCACCTGAAGTGTTAGGCATGGGATCCCATCGATATACAAACGCAGTGGATGTCTGGAGCCTAGGGCTCATCTTTGCTGAATTGATGGTTGGTAAGACGCTTTTGCCTGGCTCTGATTACATTCATCAATTGATAATGATTGTCCATCTCCTAGGGACCCCCGCTTCGGAGGATATGGAATTTCTTAGCGAGGAAGCAAAGAACTTTCTTCTTGCACAGCCTTTTCAGGAGGCTCGACCGTTTACAGAACTCTTTCCCGCTGCTACTCCTGAGGCGGCTGATCTACTTTCAAAGCTGCTAGTATTCCATCCTGACAAGCGGCTTACGGCAAAGGAGGTGATTGAACATGCGTATTTTGCTAAGTTTAGGAACCCTGCGGCGGAGACAGGTGCTAAAGAGCCGTATGTTTGGCGACACAATGAGGGACTCACACTTGAGGGCCTTCGTGAGGAAATGTGGCGTATTATTTTGGCACATTCTCCCGGTCCAAAGGGTGACTAG
- a CDS encoding oxidoreductase-protein, putative yields the protein MKHDFPKRPREPAPSDCCGSGCTRCVWDVYFDEMMKYEERMQNTVIKDEFADGDVKGGCDSSSDDDDNDDSDGDGVSSNYVGSVVVKYIDIPNDEGRCVTAATSISTILGRFSDVVDVHAVASSSRGDSGAHSPVGNQDIHVLDVVLGETDGFEKLKLPLLPLPGDVVEIFRPNDYSVGNCEQNGEVEKLCDRLGVSPNQWCELYRSPFVPPGHFPPWLPLQQPVQIRTLLAYFVDIGSCSYILRPTFLQTLFRVATSVKGVLPDSLTPESRDMLELLKVCGSSEVAPLIYKATVGGNATPCFPRLIDVLNVFSFVNFPLARLLEVSGPLRARKFSVANYTLSETADRQGGSCLGSVQLCLRGVDVAKTESAVEKECTSEPAHIFAGLLRGAALRRCTEGGNGGNHFTGHVSNPLCYFHSRQHALRLYVGTKLFGMSSFAKNLNRAITPVRLSTGLSPVPTMLPWVILVGAGTGIAPLMSAVNELVRRRADGSAVERCSTKCWVVYGARNFSELVYHEQLQEALRLGAISRYEVALSRSTAGEHPRYVTDVLESHAEFIRSELLERSGWMFACGPLSAMRSLRERMTAKILRAADDDESVSEQRIRYLEGTEHLVFDIWGSVGLFS from the coding sequence ATGAAGCATGACTTTCCAAAGCGTCCGCGGGAGCCTGCACCCAGCGATTGCTGTGGCAGCGGGTGTACAAGATGTGTATGGGATGTGTATTTCGACGAAATGATGAAATACGAAGAACGCATGCAAAACACCGTAATTAAAGACGAGTTTGCAGATGGTGATGTTAAAGGGGGATGTGATAGTTcatctgatgatgatgataatgatgatagtgatggtgatggtgttTCATCGAATTATGTGGGCTCTGTTGTGGTCAAGTATATTGACATTCCCAACGACGAAGGCCGCTGCGTAACGGCAGCGACCTCGATATCGACCATACTCGGCCGTTTTTCTGATGTTGTTGACGTTCATGCAGTCGCGAGCAGCTCCCGTGGCGATTCCGGTGCTCACTCCCCCGTCGGGAACCAAGACATACATGTGCTTGATGTAGTTTTGGGTGAAACTGATGGATTCGAAAAGCTAAAATTACCATTGTTACCGCTACCGGGGGATGTTGTTGAGATTTTTCGCCCCAATGATTACAGTGTGGGAAATTGTGAACAAAACGGAGAGGTAGAAAAATTATGCGATCGCTTGGGTGTGTCTCCCAACCAGTGGTGTGAACTCTATCGGTCTCCGTTTGTGCCACCAGGCCACTTTCCCCCGTGGCTTCCGTTACAACAACCCGTTCAGATCCGTACCCTTTTGGCCTATTTTGTGGACATCGGGAGTTGCAGCTACATTTTGCGCCCAACGTTTCTCCAGACGCTATTCCGTGTCGCGACGTCTGTTAAGGGTGTTCTCCCAGATTCTTTGACACCTGAGAGTCGTGATATGCTGGAGTTGCTAAAGGTGTGTGGATCGAGTGAGGTGGCGCCACTGATATACAAGGCCACCGTAGGTGGAAATGCTACGCCATGTTTTCCACGGCTGATTGACGTTTTAAATGTGTTCTCATTCGTAAATTTTCCGCTTGCGCGTTTGCTCGAGGTCAGTGGACCGTTGCGGGCGAGAAAGTTCAGCGTAGCTAACTACACACTAAGTGAAACCGCTGACAGACAAGGGGGATCGTGCCTGGGCTCTGTGCAACTCTGTTTGCGTGGTGTCGACGTCGCCAAAACTGAAAGCGCCGTTGAGAAGGAATGCACCAGTGAACCTGCTCACATCTTTGCGGGTCTGCTGCGTGGCGCCGCGTTACGGCGTTGTacggaaggaggaaatggtGGGAACCACTTCACTGGGCACGTCTCAAACCCGTTGTGTTACTTTCATTCTCGTCAACATGCGCTTCGTTTGTATGTTGGCACTAAGCTGTTTGGTATGTCCTCGTTTGCGAAGAACTTGAATAGGGCTATCACCCCTGTTCGTCTGTCCACAGGACTGTCTCCAGTCCCAACGATGTTGCCATGGGTGATACTTGTGGGTGCGGGTACTGGAATTGCGCCCTTGATGAGTGCAGTGAACGAACTCGTGCGTCGCCGTGCTGATGGTTCGGCCGTTGAGCGTTGCAGTACTAAATGCTGGGTGGTGTATGGCGCAAGAAACTTCTCGGAACTCGTGTACCATGAGCAGCTACAAGAGGCGCTGAGGCTAGGTGCAATCTCCCGGTACGAAGTAGCCCTTTCACGATCGACTGCAGGTGAACACCCAAGATACGTCACGGATGTGCTGGAGTCGCATGCTGAGTTTATACGTTCTGAGCTTCTCGAAAGGAGCGGATGGATGTTTGCTTGTGGACCATTGAGTGCTATGCGGTCGCTGAGGGAACGAATGACCGCAAAAATTTTGCGCGCCGCGGACGACGACGAGAGTGTATCTGAACAACGCATTCGCTACTTGGAGGGCACAGAGCATCTTGTATTTGATATTTGGGGTTCGGTTGGCCTCTTCAGCTGA